From Carcharodon carcharias isolate sCarCar2 chromosome 21, sCarCar2.pri, whole genome shotgun sequence:
GTCTGCCTGAAGATCTTTGCTGATCTAACCCTGCATGGTTCTGGAGTCTCGGATAGTGGCCTGACTATCAAATTCAGTTTCTTTTAAAATACAGAGGAAAGGACACAAACATCACCAAGAGAAATCTCTGTTTACTGGTCTCATCTACACCTCCCTGACTTTCACTAGAATGTACATGTACATCAGATTGAAATATTCCATTGAATTACACTCAAGTGAATTATTCCATTTCCCAATTGGTGGTGTGATTTTCTCTATCTTTTATTCTAAATATGTCATTCCATGAATTACCATTCTATCTCATTCATGAGAGCTGGAGGAACTTTACTGTCCCATTTAATACTCACATAATATGGTGTTTGTAGATCAGAGACACAAGTACAGATACTTGCAATCCGATTGTAGATCACTCCCATATCTCTCGCATTCAGgcactttgtcttggatgattaCAAATGGGATGAAGCCAAATGTTTAAAAATCAAAGCCTTTTGTTTGAATTGTCACCGTGCTGTCAGTGGAAAGGGTTAACTTCTCAGCTTGTTAGCAAAGGGGCTGAAGAAACATTCTCAaatgtgcacacttgtgtcaacTTTATGTAACTTCATTTTCAGATCAAGGATGAACCAAACCCCATTTCAATCTTTGTTTTTCCAATTCTCTTGGTATTTTTCTCAGCTTTGCCCAAATGTTATTATTTTCTTCTTCCTCCAGGCACCTTTCCAAATGACGGTAATAAAACTGAAGAAAAGTAAAACTGAAAAAGTTCACTTTCACAGGCAAAAGGAGCTTCAACCTTCTGAGACTGAAAAGAGTTAAAGAGGGTGGAGCTTCCCACAGCTTGTGAGCTCCGGAACAGAACCTCAAGGCTGAAGCTTATCTTCAGGGAATCAAACTTTTCGATGATTTTTACAATTATACAAGTTCATTGTAATTCATACTTAAAGGTTTACTTTCACTCAGTCATTATAACCTttcacttttctcagcacagaagctggcAGTATTTTAGATTCAATCCCAATTGTAAACTTCTCTTGTAGCTGGCGTATGGAGAAGATCATGTCCACTGTAGATCTGCCAGCACAGAAACCGCACTGTGCTTCTGGATACACTCGGTCTGCAAGTAGATGGAGTCTTTTAAGCCTGACCCTAGTGAAGGTCGTCCCTGTGATGCTGAGGAGTGAGATGTCCCTGTAGTTGTTGCAATCTCCTCTGTCACCTTTCTTTTAGTATATTGTGATCATTCTTCAATCACACACGTGTCCTGTGGAATGGATCCTACCTCCCAACAGAGAAGGAGGAGGTCATGAAGCTGTGACAGTAGATGGGACTTTCCGAGCTTGAGCAGTTCAGCTGGAATTCCATCCTTGCCGGGTGTCTTTCTGCTTGCTAAACAATTAATGGCCTTTTTGAGCTCAAATGATGAGGGTCCTCATCCAACTCAAACCATGACAGGAAGCTGCAGGGACTGGGAAGTGACTGTCTCATGAGAGTACAGCTCATAGTTCAGTTCAACCCAGCGAGACATCTGTTTACTTCTGTCAGTGAGAACTTCACCATCTGCTGATTTCAGGGGGTAACTTTGGTGATGGTCAGACCAAGCGCCCACCTGATCCCATCATACACAGCACGCAGATTTCCATTGTCACAGGCAGTTTGGATTTCTTGACATGGGCGATCCAGTGTTTATTTGCACAGTAGCTCCCTGTCTTTTACACAACTGTCTCAGCTACTTTCAAGTTACACTGTGCTCTAGCTGTTGGGTTTATGTTGTAATCGGGTAGGCTTTGCTTTTTGCTTCAATGACAGATTCATCTCTGCTGAGTAGGTCTCAAACCAGACTTCGTTGTGGTTCCACCTTTCccaaatgttgctgctgctgtgtcagaAATGATTGAACTCAGCCACTTCCAAGATTCAGCAATATCAACATTGACTGATGAAGCTTTCATTGATGAGCCTATAAAATACTTCACTATTTTGTTTAtcttccttgataatttaattacATAACAGAGGTGTCACTGTGAAGAATGGACAAGTCAGTAAGAATTGTCAGCAAGGATTAATCAGCACTTTCTAATTGGAGATGTTAATCATTGaaacctctcacacactgaattgtAGAGTTCGTACCAAAGATAAATTTAGGATAAAGTAAAAGTTAATAATTTTATTATAAATGTGTTCCTGTCATGGGTTCTTGAATTAAGGGTAATATTACAGATGGTGCTTTTAagagaaacactgcagtccaGAAAATCAGTGACAGATCCAGGATATTAAACTCCAGCCAGTTAAACGGCTGTTAACATCAGCAGGAACAAACCTAATTATTGTCAGACTATcaatcctggatgtgattaacagcagcagtaACTGCAGAATCCAACCCCGCAGTCATTTATGAATTTGCTGGTGAGTCTGCAGGTTGGAGGACcttgtgaatccctttccacacacagagcaggtgaacggtctctcctcaatgtgaattcgctggtgtacagTCAGCTTAGATGACTGTCTGAAACTCTTTCCACAGATATTTCAGCTGAATGGGCTCTTCTCAGTGTGAATTTGTTGGTGTAACTGGAGGCTGGATAACCGAGCaattcccttcccacacacggagcaggtgaatggtctctccccagtgtgagtgcgctggtgtacagtgagggCAGAAGAATGCTTGAACCTCTTTCCACAGGAAGTGCAGCTGAACggcttctcctcagtgtgaattcgctggtatTCAATGAGGACAGATGACTGTCTGAAACTCTTTCCACAGGTACTGCAGCTGAATGGACTCTCCTCAGTATGAATTCGTTGGTGTAACTGGAGGCTGAATAATCgagcaaatcccttcccacacacggagcaggtgaatggtctctccccagtgtgaagccGCTGGTGTCTAACCAGGTcaaatgactgagtgaatcccttcccacacacggagcaggtgaacggtctctccccagtgtgagtacGTTGGTGTACAGCAAGTGTGAATAAATGCCCGAAACTCTTTCCACAGGAGGTGCAGCTGAAAGGCTTCTCCTCAGTATGAATTTGCTGATGTGACCAAAGACTAGATGACCGAGTGAAACCttccccacacacagagcaggtgaacggcttttCCCCAGTGTGAATACGCTGGTGATTCAGCAGGCtggctgactgagtgaatcccttcccacacatggagcaggtgaacggtcgctccccagtgtgaactcgctggtgtgtagTGAGGGTGGATGAATACCTGAACCTCTTCCCACAGTAAGTGCAGCTGAagggcctctcctcagtgtgaattctcTGGTGTAACATCAGGGAGGTtttctgagtgaatcccttcccacacttggagcaggtgaacggcctctccccagtgtgactgcgtcgatggtATTCCAGCCGGGATGGATAAATGAATCCTTTAccacagtcctcacatttccaaGGTTTTTCCATGGTGCCAATGTCTTTGTGTTTCTACAGTTGAGGCGATCAATTGGAACcttgtccacacacagaacaggtGACAGTTTCTCTctgctgtgaatggtgtgatgtttgtccaggctgtgtaactggttaaagctcctTCCACAGTCAGTGTGctgaaacactctcactcgggtataTGTGTCTCGATGCTTGTCCAGTCACATTTatatttcaattattttcttGGAGGCAAAACGGACGAACATTTTCCCTTCCACCTTCAAAGGTCGATGGTATTCAGGTTCTGGATAACCAATTGACTCAGCCAAGATGTTTAGTTTCAGTGCACATCTCCAGGTCCTTCCTTTCTAAGACCTGTAAAGAGAGGTTACAAAAGTAATCACTGTAAGTACAGCATAGGAATCCAGAGCAGACAATTCTTGTTTTTACTTTCTCATTTCCCAAAGCTGCGAACCCTTGGCCCAAACACACTCCCATTTTCTGTGCTAAATTCCAAACCCATCATACCATCTCCCCCATATATTTCCTCCACTCCCAGTTTTCTCCCTCCATCTgctctggttcagttcagttctcAAACCCCTGTGTGCAGAGTGAGAATAAAATCAATGAACTTTTCTCCTGGTCACTGGGACCCTGAAGCCCCGCCTACTCTTGTTTCACCAGGATAGCCGGGCATGCGCAAAGCTCGCTGCTGAAGCAAGATGGTGGCCATTATACTGGGCCTGTCGGGGTGAAAAGCCCGAGAACTGCAGGTTCTTATTGGGAGTTTCCTGCCTCCAGCAGGTGTTTCTGAATCCTCCCCACCCACATCCTAGGGTTTCTGCACTGCTCTTGCTCCAGCTCAAAATGACTGGGGAGTGATTGACGGCATCTCTGGCTCCAGTTGCAGCCTCACCAGCTGCACtggagaggtgcagaggagattcaccaggatgttgcctgggctggagagtttcagctatgaagagagactggataggctggggttgttttacttagagcagagaaggctgaagggggtaaaaacaaaaaagctgcgggtgctggaaatccaaaacaaaaacagaaatacctggaaaaactcagcatgtctggcagcatcggcggagaagagcaaagttgacgtttcgagtcctcatgacccttcaacagaactaagtaaaaataggagaggggtgaaatataagctggtttaaggtgggtggggggggtggtttgttgggacaagcaagcagtgataggaggagataaccaaaatatgtcacagacaaaagaacaaagaggtgttgaaggtggtgatattatctaaaaaaatttgctaattaagagtggagaacaggacaagcaaggtagctatAGTGagggtgaaataaacgatgggtagaatacattttaaaataatggaaataggtgggaaaagaaaaatctatataaattattggaaaaaacaaaaggaagggggaagaaacagaaagggggtggggatggaggagggagttcaagatctaatgttgttgaattcaatattcagtccggaaggctgtaaagtgcctagtcggaagatgaggtgctgttcctccagtttgctttgagcttcactggaacaatgcagcaagccaaggacagacatgtgggcaagagaacagggtggagtgttaaaatggcaagcgacagggaggtctgggtaatgcttgtggacagaccgaaggtgttctgcaaagcggtcacccagtctgcgtttggtctctgcaatgcagaggaaatcgcattgggagcaatgaatgtagtagactaaattgggggaaatgcaagtgaaatgctgcttcacttgaaaggagtgtttgggcccttggatggtgaggagagaggaagtgaaggggctggtgttgcatcttctgcgtttgcatggggaggtgctgtaggagggggttgaggagtagggggtgatggaggagtggaccagggtctcacggagggaacgatcccgatGGAATGTCgccggggggggtggtgaagggaagatgtgtttggtgtggcatcatgctggagttggcggaaatggcagaggatgatcctttgaatgcggaggctggtgggttgataagtgaggacaagggggaccctattatgtttctgggagggaggagaaggcatgagggcggatgcgcaggagatgggccagacacggttgagggccctgtcaaccaccgtgtgtggaaaaccttggttaaggaagaaggaggacatgtcagaggaactgtttttgaaggtagcatcatcagaacagatgcaacggaggtgaagtaattgagagaatgggatggagtccttacaggaagccgggtgtgaggagctgcaatcgaggtagctgtgggagtcggtaggcttgtaatggatattggtgactgtctatcaccagaaattgacacagagaggtcaaggaagggaagggaagtgtcagagatggaccatgtgaaaatgatggagggatggagattggaagcaaaattaataagattttccaggtcccgacgagagcacgaagcagcaccgaagtaatcatcgatgtaccggagaaagagttgtaggagggggccggagtaagactggaacaaagaatgttccacataccccataaagatacagacatagctggggcccatgtggatacccatagccacaccttttatttggaggaagtgagaggagttaaaggagaaattgttcagtgtgagaacaagttcagccagacggaggagagtagtggtggatggggattgttcaggcctctgttcgaggaagaagctgagagtcctcaagcattacccagacctccctgttgcttgccattttaacactccaccctgcccacatgtctgtccttggcttgctgcattgttccagtgaagctcaacgcaaactggaggaacagcacctcatcttccgactaggcactttacagccttccggactgaatattgagttcaacaactttagatcttgaactccctcctccatccccaccccctttccatttcttccctctcccttttgtttttttccaataatttatatagatttttcttttcccacctatttccattattttaaaatgtattctacccattgtttatttcactccacgcccactagggctatctgtaccttgcttgtcctgtgctccactcttaattagcacattctcttagataatatcaccaccttcaacacctctttgttcttctgtctgtgacatcttttggttatctcctcctatcactgcttgcttgtcccaacaactcccccccccctccttaaaccagcttatatttcatccccttccctatttttacttagttctgttgaaaggtcatgaggacatgaaacattaactttgctcttctccgccgatgctgccagacatgctgagtttttccaggtatttctgtttttgttaagagtGAAGGGAAACCTGATAGagctatacaaaattatgaggggcagggATAGAGTGGAAATGAAGAAgcatttccccttagcagaggtgtcaataaccagggggcatcgatttaaggtaaggggcaggaagtttcgAGGGCATTTAAGGAATTTCTTTTCAActggagggtggttggagtctggaactcactgcctgagggggtggtagaggcaggaaaccTCACAACATTTGAGAAGATTTAGATGAACACCTGAAACGCCACAGCTTACAGGGttaggggccaagtgctggaaaatgggattagaataggcaGGTGCTcgatggccggcacagacacgatgggccgaagggcctgtttctatgctgtttctctctgtgactctgaCCAATAGGAAGGGGGAGGGTCTGGAGGACCGAGCAGCAGCGGctggtcctccagccaatcagagtgaatgaggggaggggCTGAACCCTCCGTGGCTGCGCATGCGCCCCGCCGCACACTgacccctataaagatggcggccgttgACCCCCGGGCCTGTCAGAGGGAAAACCCCGAGCAGCTGCCGCCGGTTCAAACCCGGACCCGGGATCTTCTTACTGGGGGTTTGGGGTCTCCACCGGGTGTTTGTGAATCCTCCTGTCTAACCCAGCCGCCGGACCCCTCCCCGCTCACCCGGCAGCTTCTCACCCGATAAACAGCCGCCGCCCACTCCGCCGCCTCCATCCTTCTTACAATCGGCCGTTTCTCTCGGGTTGCGGAGTCAAGATAACCGCCTCCCCGCAGCAGCAACATCCGGACTGCGCATGCGCCAAACTGAACCTTGCACTGCGCATGCTCCATTCACAACCCACCGCTGCGCCTGCGCGAGGAGCCCCTGTGATTGAGATAGGGCACATTCTACCCCGCAGCGAATGCTGGGTAAGAGCCGAGGCATGGAAAAGGCAACATGTTAAAGACAGAATTATGTTTTCTACTCCGTTTACAATTGGAGCCGTGGAGATAATGTACAGAATGATTAAATAATTTGTTCCAGCACCCAAAGTGCATGAAACCTCCACTTCTGTTCTAGGAGTAATCAACAGCAGAACAAACCCCAACAGTTGGATGTGAACCCTTTGGAGTCTCGGCAGCTAGAATGAACAAGTGATTTCAAAAAAATAATTGTATACATTGTTCTATTGGCTTCATTGTCTTCGAATCACAAAGCATAATTTTCAATTCAACCTCGTGGCCTTTCGATGGTGGTGATCCTACCCGGCCTTCACTGCGGGATAGAATGTGCCCTattctcactgcaggatttccctgCACAGGCGCAGTACTGGACTCTGCCAGGAGCATGCGCATTGCGGGCTCTAACTTGAGCTGAGCAACAGGAGTGAATGGAGACGGTGGGTGGGGAGGAATGGAGGCGGCCGAGTAGGTGGGGTAAATGGCGGCAGCTGAGTGGATGAGGCTTCACAAATACCCAGTGGAATCCTCAATCTCTTAATAAGAAACTCCCCGTCCCGGGGTTGCACCAAGCGGTGTGGCGGCTGTTTATTGGGTGAGAAACTGCCCAGTGAGCGGGGAGGGATGGAGCCGGCAGctgggttagatatagagtgtgggggaggcagattcagtcatggatttcaaaaaggaattggaccaTAACCTGCAGCATGTCCAGGGAAAGGGCAGAAGAATTGGTTCCAGAAGAATAAGAGGTCCCCCATTTCAGACAAAGAtgaagaggtttttttttgttttctcagagggtcgttagtgtgAGGAATGTTCCCCAGAAGACAATGGAGGCTGtgttattgaatttattcaaggcagaattagacagatttttgatagacaagcgaGTCAAGGCTTATGGGTGGcagcgggggttgggggtggtggtagtaatggacagacaggaaagtggagttgagagcaCAACCAGATCAACGGAGCAGGGTCAAAGAGCTGATAGCTGACGATCCTCTGAcccaggttgaatggcctccatGTGTGGCGTTACCCTGGCTCTGATTTTATGGAACTGTGAGGGGCTTGAGCGAtaaaatggtctattcctgttcctatttgttATGATCTAATTCAGTACCAATACCACTCAAGGCAATGGTTACTATCATATTGCCAGCAGTAGCATGTGCGACTGATCCAAGGCTAGATTTAGGCTGCAGTCTCTATCGAGTCATAGATCTGAATCTCATCACTGCCAAAGCTTCTGTTGGTTCGTCCTTTCAGACTTTTCATCAAATCCCTTAGGATAAGCTTGGGGCGTTGATATATGAAGTGGTTTGTCTTGGTAGGGAGAACAAGGGAGGCTGTAGGAATTGCAGGGTGAGTGGGAATAGGTGGGGCTGAATGCTCTCAGTTTCTGCTGTAACATTTCCATGATTTTACATGAACAACATTTTTCCAGTTTGAGATCTCCAGTCATAGCTGAGTGATTAAGGCCATGGATTGGAACTCCACTGGGATCTGCCCATGCAGCTTTGCATCCTGCCGATTGCACTGCTCAGTGTTCCTTCCTTTTGGAACCTCCAGGATTAGTTATTGCTAAGTGGAGTCAGAACCTTCCGGACACTCCCGTCTGTTTTTCCTGCTTCACTTCTGTGTTCCTTCTTTCCTGTTTATCTCTAAGCATTCACAGAATCTGCAGTCAATATTGGAACAAAGCTGAGTTAATTAGTGGCATCCTTTTTCCTGAGAGTTTGCCTCTCCTTAGAGACAAACCCTTTCCCGCTGTCACTCtcggtgtatatgtctgtgtgtgtcaatgtggttcAGTTACTGAGGGGCAAGCACATTTTTACTACTGCAAACTTTATTCAATTTCATTATATATCTTAATGGTAAATGGTACAGAGAATAACAACAGGTGTAAAAGTTGAAGGAGGAGATTGACGCTTTCTGTGTTTATTTAAGAGGAGACTGCTTATTGATTCAGTGCCCATACGTTTCACAGCGGAGGAAGATTGAAATATTCACTGTGCAACATTTAAACAGACAGTGGATGCATGCGGTGTGATGGTGGGTTCCAGTTCGGTATATGCAATCAGAGAATCAATTTCCATTCGTAGTTTTTTGCCCAATCTTTCTAATAGGTTGGATGTTATGCACATTTGTGTTCCATTTTCTCGATTTATTTTAAATGAATATTCATAAATCTATTTGTGTGGGAACTTACTGAATAACAGCAGAACTGGCAAGGTTTGGACAATATTTCCTTGTAGCCAAAGGACACAAAGCAGAATTGTGCTGGTAATATAAGTAGAAGCGAGGAGAGAGGGAGTCTACTTGATCCTAGGTGGTCTTAAACCATTAAACCTTCAGTTGGAAGCTAATTTCGTTCAAAGAGTATGCTGTAGAAACACCCTAATGGTTCAGATTCTGGACTTTCACCGCTTGGGTTCCATTCCTTGTCTCGATATTGTGCAAAATGTAACTAGCAGCCAATTTATCGTTTGAAATACAATCATATTAAACTCAAAACcttaaccctgtttctcccttcatatttgctgtcagacctgttgagaacttccagcactttctgtttttattataacatGAATTATTGTCTTTATcatgaacacaagaaataggagcaggagtaggttacacggccctttgagcttgttccatcattcaattcaatcatggctgatcttcggcTTCAACTCCATTATCCTGCCCATTctgcatatcccttaattccccgagagaccaaacatctgtccatcccagccttaaatggattcaatgatggagcatccacaaccctctgggtagagaattcaaagattcacaaccctttgggtgaagtaatttctcctcatctcagccctaaattaTTTGGCCTTTACCCAgagactgtatcccagtgttttagattccccaaccaggggaaacaatctctctgtgtccactctatcaagccctctcagaattttacaggtttcaatgagattgtctttcattcttctaaactccagagaataaaagcccaatttattcagcctctcatcataggacagccaCCTCGTTCCagagaccaatttagtgaaccttccctgcacCTTCTCCACTGCCAGTACTTCCTTTTATAAATGTGGAGATGAAAACAGCACACGGGATTCTAGATGcagcctcaccaaaaccctgttaCAAGACTTATTTATTCTTGCTCTCCAAtctccttgtaataaaggccaacatgccattgaccttcctaatttcttgctgcccctgcatgctaactttctacgTTCCTTGTACGAGCACAACCAGCTCTCTCTGAACTTATAAATTTCTCACCTTTCAAAAGCATTCTGTTGTTCTAATTATTACAATCAAGTGAACATGTTCGCAGCtgcctacattatattccatctgccatcttgttggccATTCACATGACTTTCCGATATCTTTTTAAGGTGACCTTGCTACCAAAACTCATAAATTTAAACTATAGGCCCCAGTGAGAATTGAACTCACGACCCCTGGTTTACAAGACCAGTGCTCTAACCACTGAGCTATTGAGCCAACTATCAGTTTGTTATCACAACAAGTCTCCTAGTGGAACGAGGAATAGGACAACGTTCTTTCTTTGCTGTAACTGTCTATAATTTTATGTTTCCCAGCAACATTTCCCAGTCATTCCGACATTTTATAACACCCTATAGGAATGTACTTCCTTACATTCTCGCTTTTGAAGTCAAGGCACTGAGCAATTTCAAAGTTTTTCTTTAATTCCAGCACAGGATTTGGAACCAGACCAGTTGAACAACACTTTATTGGTGCCAACCCTTCACTGCACCTCACCCTTTAAAAACAGTGGCTGTCATTGCCCGAAGATGTCATTTATGATAACATTCTGTGGGAGAAACTTATCTCTGGTGAAAGTGTAGGAAAAATAGCGAATGTGGCATAGGTAAAGCACGTTGCAAGAGTAATAGATAGCTTTTCTCGTGATTTAGAGGTGAGGATTCAGCCCTTTCACTGCCGTGGCCTGGACTCGATTCCCGGCCCGGCAATGAAGGTTTATTGATCTGGTACAAACTGTTAAAACAAGCCTGATTTAATTATTGATTGGAAATGGAAAACGCACAACAGCTCCGCCTGAATCAGTGGAGTGAGAGTTGAAGTTTCACATCAGAGCTGCAAATGTCACACGTGGAACAGCTTCAAGAAGAAAGACAGTCCCTAATGTCCGAGGGATATCAGTTTGGACAATTTGTATTTGCACATTCATTCTCTCGATGTGTCCATTGCCTTAACTACTCGGCCACAAGGACCCGGTGTCTGTTTAAATGCTGCTCAGTGAAAATTTCAATCGCCCTCCCCATTGTAGCATGTGGACACTGAGTAGCTGAACAGTCTCCACTCAGAAATACAGAAAGAAAATTCCTCTTGACCCTTTTAAACctgtttttattttctctctaCGATGTTAATATGAAGCC
This genomic window contains:
- the LOC121292944 gene encoding zinc finger protein 135-like — encoded protein: MEKPWKCEDCGKGFIYPSRLEYHRRSHTGERPFTCSKCGKGFTQKTSLMLHQRIHTEERPFSCTYCGKRFRYSSTLTTHQRVHTGERPFTCSMCGKGFTQSASLLNHQRIHTGEKPFTCSVCGEGFTRSSSLWSHQQIHTEEKPFSCTSCGKSFGHLFTLAVHQRTHTGERPFTCSVCGKGFTQSFDLVRHQRLHTGERPFTCSVCGKGFARLFSLQLHQRIHTEESPFSCSTCGKSFRQSSVLIEYQRIHTEEKPFSCTSCGKRFKHSSALTVHQRTHTGERPFTCSVCGKGIARLSSLQLHQQIHTEKSPFS